One stretch of Danio rerio strain Tuebingen ecotype United States chromosome 6, GRCz12tu, whole genome shotgun sequence DNA includes these proteins:
- the LOC101882926 gene encoding RING finger protein 223, translating to MGEPEVSPVTRTSSSRHQHQSAASRNDQDNAWDADPECSICFCAYDNTFKTPKLLECTHTFCLECLARFVAISPEQDGTQITCPLCRQPTSVPEHGTPDLATSEEVLGQLPSDKQQAERVYLDGKKLCYSNPMIPNCVCIDIGEQKLEETVRREETRRRSCGHRLLHFLGFHGNWKRLVVFIIVLMVVFFIILWPLQCFVTSGSMTECFGESPQMPTTFAGPKPTLSS from the coding sequence ATGGGAGAGCCAGAAGTGTCCCCAGTAACACGCACCAGTTCATCACGACACCAGCACCAGAGCGCAGCCTCCAGAAATGACCAGGACAATGCCTGGGATGCTGATCCTGAATGTTCAATCTGCTTTTGCGCCTACGACAACACCTTCAAGACACCGAAACTTCTAGAATGCACCCATACCTTCTGTTTGGAGTGCCTGGCACGCTTTGTGGCCATTTCCCCAGAGCAGGATGGCACACAAATCACCTGCCCACTTTGCCGCCAACCAACATCCGTGCCTGAACATGGCACCCCAGATTTGGCCACCAGCGAAGAGGTTTTGGGTCAACTTCCGAGCGACAAGCAACAAGCGGAGAGAGTTTACCTAGATGGAAAAAAGCTGTGCTACTCGAACCCAATGATACCCAACTGCGTCTGCATTGACATCGGCGAGCAAAAACTAGAAGAGACCGTGAGAAGAGAAGAGACGAGAAGGAGGAGTTGTGGACACCGGCTGCTGCACTTCTTGGGTTTTCATGGAAACTGGAAGAGGCTTGTGGTCTTCATCATAGTGCTCATGGTGGTGTTCTTCATTATACTGTGGCCTCTCCAGTGTTTTGTCACTTCAGGTTCCATGACAGAGTGCTTCGGGGAATCACCACAGATGCCAACAACATTTGCAGGTCCCAAACCGACATTGAGTTCCtga
- the si:ch211-157b11.12 gene encoding uncharacterized protein C1orf159 homolog isoform 2 (isoform 2 is encoded by transcript variant 2), with amino-acid sequence MNESCANVSLCEPGPRHVQENGTTFCVPCASADQGNSTSLNSTRTNQIPVSLITVIGGPGVAASVLLGTLLISLGLILSVASFFYLKRSNRLPGVFYRRNKAFIFQPSETAVMIPEASSSVRKPRYVRRERPSATSTSNSATVATGAVTKVYNV; translated from the exons atgaatgaatcctGTGCAAATGTTTCACTCTGTGAACCTG GGCCCCGTCATGTTCAGGAAAATGGTACAACTTTTTGTGTGCCCTGTGCCTCAGCAGACCAGGGGAATTCAACTTCACTTAACAGTA CAAGAACTAATCAAATTCCAGTATCTTTAATCACAGTAATTG GTGGTCCAGGTGTAGCAGCTTCTGTGCTTCTGGGAACTCTACTCATTAGCCTTGGCCTCATCCTCTCTGTTGCATCCTTCTTTTACCTCAAGCGTTCCAACCGCCTCCCTGGAGTCTTCTACAGGCGCAATAAAG CTTTTATATTCCAACCAAGTGAGACG GCTGTTATGATTCCCGAAGCTTCATCTTCAG TTCGCAAGCCAAGATATGTGAGGAGGGAGAGGCCTTCAGCGACGTCAACATCCAATAGTGCTACCGTGGCAACAGGGGCAGTAACTAAGGTATACAACGTGTGA
- the si:ch211-157b11.12 gene encoding uncharacterized protein C1orf159 homolog isoform 1 (isoform 1 is encoded by transcript variant 1) encodes MSRAYYIISAVLYVLKIPETKALLDNSNDCCETIKRMNESCANVSLCEPGPRHVQENGTTFCVPCASADQGNSTSLNSTRTNQIPVSLITVIGGPGVAASVLLGTLLISLGLILSVASFFYLKRSNRLPGVFYRRNKAFIFQPSETAVMIPEASSSVRKPRYVRRERPSATSTSNSATVATGAVTKVYNV; translated from the exons ATGAGTAGAGCCTACTACATCATCAGTGCTGTTCTTTATGTGTTAAAAATTCCAGAGACCAAG GCTCTGCTAGATAACTCCAATGATTGCTGTGAAACaataaagagaatgaatgaatcctGTGCAAATGTTTCACTCTGTGAACCTG GGCCCCGTCATGTTCAGGAAAATGGTACAACTTTTTGTGTGCCCTGTGCCTCAGCAGACCAGGGGAATTCAACTTCACTTAACAGTA CAAGAACTAATCAAATTCCAGTATCTTTAATCACAGTAATTG GTGGTCCAGGTGTAGCAGCTTCTGTGCTTCTGGGAACTCTACTCATTAGCCTTGGCCTCATCCTCTCTGTTGCATCCTTCTTTTACCTCAAGCGTTCCAACCGCCTCCCTGGAGTCTTCTACAGGCGCAATAAAG CTTTTATATTCCAACCAAGTGAGACG GCTGTTATGATTCCCGAAGCTTCATCTTCAG TTCGCAAGCCAAGATATGTGAGGAGGGAGAGGCCTTCAGCGACGTCAACATCCAATAGTGCTACCGTGGCAACAGGGGCAGTAACTAAGGTATACAACGTGTGA
- the si:ch211-157b11.12 gene encoding uncharacterized protein C1orf159 homolog isoform X2 has translation MNESCANVSLCEPGPRHVQENGTTFCVPCASADQGNSTSLNSSGPGVAASVLLGTLLISLGLILSVASFFYLKRSNRLPGVFYRRNKAFIFQPSETAVMIPEASSSVRKPRYVRRERPSATSTSNSATVATGAVTKVYNV, from the exons atgaatgaatcctGTGCAAATGTTTCACTCTGTGAACCTG GGCCCCGTCATGTTCAGGAAAATGGTACAACTTTTTGTGTGCCCTGTGCCTCAGCAGACCAGGGGAATTCAACTTCACTTAACAGTA GTGGTCCAGGTGTAGCAGCTTCTGTGCTTCTGGGAACTCTACTCATTAGCCTTGGCCTCATCCTCTCTGTTGCATCCTTCTTTTACCTCAAGCGTTCCAACCGCCTCCCTGGAGTCTTCTACAGGCGCAATAAAG CTTTTATATTCCAACCAAGTGAGACG GCTGTTATGATTCCCGAAGCTTCATCTTCAG TTCGCAAGCCAAGATATGTGAGGAGGGAGAGGCCTTCAGCGACGTCAACATCCAATAGTGCTACCGTGGCAACAGGGGCAGTAACTAAGGTATACAACGTGTGA
- the si:ch211-157b11.12 gene encoding uncharacterized protein C1orf159 homolog isoform X3 → MSRAYYIISAVLYVLKIPETKALLDNSNDCCETIKRMNESCANVSLCEPGPRHVQENGTTFCVPCASADQGNSTSLNSSGPGVAASVLLGTLLISLGLILSVASFFYLKRSNRLPGVFYRRNKAFIFQPSETAVMIPEASSSVRKPRYVRRERPSATSTSNSATVATGAVTKVYNV, encoded by the exons ATGAGTAGAGCCTACTACATCATCAGTGCTGTTCTTTATGTGTTAAAAATTCCAGAGACCAAG GCTCTGCTAGATAACTCCAATGATTGCTGTGAAACaataaagagaatgaatgaatcctGTGCAAATGTTTCACTCTGTGAACCTG GGCCCCGTCATGTTCAGGAAAATGGTACAACTTTTTGTGTGCCCTGTGCCTCAGCAGACCAGGGGAATTCAACTTCACTTAACAGTA GTGGTCCAGGTGTAGCAGCTTCTGTGCTTCTGGGAACTCTACTCATTAGCCTTGGCCTCATCCTCTCTGTTGCATCCTTCTTTTACCTCAAGCGTTCCAACCGCCTCCCTGGAGTCTTCTACAGGCGCAATAAAG CTTTTATATTCCAACCAAGTGAGACG GCTGTTATGATTCCCGAAGCTTCATCTTCAG TTCGCAAGCCAAGATATGTGAGGAGGGAGAGGCCTTCAGCGACGTCAACATCCAATAGTGCTACCGTGGCAACAGGGGCAGTAACTAAGGTATACAACGTGTGA